One Rosa chinensis cultivar Old Blush chromosome 3, RchiOBHm-V2, whole genome shotgun sequence DNA window includes the following coding sequences:
- the LOC112191922 gene encoding LOW QUALITY PROTEIN: disease resistance-like protein DSC1 (The sequence of the model RefSeq protein was modified relative to this genomic sequence to represent the inferred CDS: deleted 1 base in 1 codon): MFQSVPIFKLIRLWRASGPKEACFDLWIFVFCNMASSSVSFSVIPPKKKYDVFLSFRGADTRKTFTSHLHAALIRRKVETYIDYRLERGDEVGPALLKAIEESKISVIIFSKDYASSAWCLEELVYILECREKHGQHVIPIFYEIDPSHVRYQTESYKTAFAKHETRLKDKTDKVAKWKEALVKAANLSGSDSASRTARDDSDLVEQVVRDVLSKLNRESSSDLTGLIGAEDRIKKILLELDIIPEDVRVRSVVIWGMDGIGKTTLADAVYHGLSSHFEAHCFLANVRERSGIRGGFSPELYLLRNELLGELLGDRSLAIHTRTIGAVDKERLRRAKVLVVLDDVNDPSQLTFLAGEVPFGPGSRIIITTRDMQPVKETLLVKKVADHDVKIYKVEELNGVESLQLFHSNAATLSTQNSEILEQVVDHAAGIPLALNILRSLFLRCKSKEEQELLWEKLKKFPDKKLQNVYKASYDGLEGNEREIFLDIACFHKREKLCDVKRILAACGLFPDDGIKILTDMSLISIKDNCIWMHDVIQEMGWQIVREECTEEPGKRSRLHNGEDVCDVLKRNVGTAKVQSISSRNCVNKLTLDPGAFTGMIMLRFIHLDDKENLEYLPDALQYLYWHSYPLKSLPSKFSPDNLVELHMPWSKLKRLWNKGQNLENLKRIDLSFSMNLAEVGELSNSVNIESINLQGCKSLVQVPDLSKCVYIKSINLLGCVSLVEVPDLSKSVNIESINLQSCAGLIQVPSSFQKFTKLTHLNLGYCSKISTLPKIPSKMEFLDLSETAIEELPPSIWSLEKLVKLNLHCCWSIKNFSSSPWKMKSLSYLFLGQTNIETVPSSLFMSMTGIISLDLSYCDRLLSLPTDICKLKSLQRLDLSGCSSFTNFPEIEEPMEHLQYLNLRGTKIEELPSSIGNLVGLKTLDLSYCKSLELLPNSFYKLMHLEWFSLNKCVKLKKLPSSFILCSLIELDLGCCNLLEELPDCFTSFPKLQVLILDKTMIETIPPSIKQVYGLQSLSLYLCERLQSLPVLPCLLQELGVAGCPRLETVSVSVTAQTPGLDQILSGKRTEILRYISCVKLGENAWSNIMDDAHFRIMRMATACNLKRLSSGQVKLLYSGINEIPRWFSCQMEGSSMNIKLPLHWSDDSNFLGIALCSVFASHEKGLYHKCEMILKTNNGETHSFSLGCTEVSMTGELKSDTDDHVLVWYDNVPAISDEAKWSMEASFHFYTEVHGKRRHIAKRCGVSFLYAHGQDDDALKFEVIRPQHVTTTRRRLGSFGDEASGSQMWEHRGRFEDEASGSQMWEHRGRFEDGSQMSGHFDPGSETNGE, from the exons ATGTTTCAATCA GTCCCCATTTTCAAATTAATTAGACTCTGGAGAGCTTCTGGTCCGAAGGAAGCGTGCTTTGACTTGTGGATTTTCGTATTTTGCAATATGGCTTCCTCTTCCGTTTCTTTTTCTGTCatcccccccaaaaaaaagtaTGATGTTTTTCTCAGTTTCAGAGGCGCGGATACTCGCAAGACTTTTACCAGCC atcttcatgcTGCTTTGATACGGAGGAAAGTGGAAACCTACATTGATTACAGACTTGAGAGAGGAGATGAAGTTGGACCCGCCCTTCTAAAAGCAATCGAGGAATCAAAGATTTCCGTGATCATTTTCTCAAAAGACTATGCATCTTCCGCATGGTGCTTGGAGGAACTTGTTTATATACTGGAATGCAGGGAAAAACATGGACAACATGTTATACCTATTTTTTACGAAATAGATCCATCACATGTACGCTACCAGACTGAAAGTTATAAGACTGCATTTGCTAAACATGAAACAAGGTTGAAGGACAAGACGGACAAGGTGGCCAAGTGGAAGGAAGCTTTAGTAAAAGCAGCCAATCTATCTGGGTCTGATTCAGCTTCAAGAACTGCTCG GGATGATTCCGATTTAGTTGAGCAAGTAGTCAGAGATGTGTTGTCTAAATTGAATCGTGAATCATCAAGCGATTTAACTGGTTTGATTGGAGCTGAAGACCGCATTAAGAAAATTTTATTGGAATTAGACATCATCCCAGAAGATGTTCGTGTTCGCTCTGTAGTTATCTGGGGTATGGATGGTATTGGCAAGACCACGCTTGCTGATGCTGTATATCACGGACTCTCTTCTCACTTTGAAGCTCACTGTTTTCTTGCAAATGTTAGGGAACGATCAGGTATCAGAGGAGGTTTCTCTCCTGAACTGTATCTTTTGCGAAATGAACTTCTTGGAGAATTACTAGGGGACAGGAGTTTAGCTATCCATACTCGAACTATAGGTGCTGTTGACAAAGAGAGGCTCCGCCGTGCAAAAGTCCTTGTTGTCCTCGACGACGTGAATGATCCAAGCCAATTAACATTTTTAGCTGGAGAAGTTCCATTTGGCCCAGGAAGTCGAATAATTATAACAACTCGAGATATGCAACCAGTTAAGGAGACTCTACTAGTGAAGAAAGTAGCTGACCATGATGTTAAGATATACAAGGTGGAGGAATTAAATGGTGTTGAATCTCTTCAGCTCTTCCATTCAAATGCTGCCACACTTTCTACACAAAATTCAGAAATTTTAGAGCAGGTGGTAGATCATGCTGCAGGCATTCCATTAGCCCTTAACATTTTGCGTTCACTATTCCTTCGGTGCAAGAGCAAAGAAGAACAGGAACTGTTGtgggaaaaattaaaaaagtttcCTGACAAAAAACTTCAGAATGTGTACAAAGCAAGTTATGATGGATTAGAAGGAAATGAGAGGGAGATATTCCTTGATATTGCATGTTTTCACAAAAGGGAGAAACTTTGTGATGTAAAAAGAATTTTAGCTGCCTGTGGTTTATTTCCCGATGATGGAATTAAAATTCTCACTGATATGTCTCTCATATCAATTAAAGACAACTGCATATGGATGCACGATGTGATCCAAGAAATGGGTTGGCAGATAGTCCGGGAAGAATGTACTGAAGAGCCAGGAAAACGCAGTAGGTTGCACAATGGTGAGGACGTCTGTGATGTATTGAAAAGGAATGTG gGAACTGCAAAAGTACAAAGCATTTCCAGCAGGAATTGTGTTAACAAGCTAACGTTGGATCCTGGAGCTTTCACAGGGATG ATTATGCTTAGATTTATACATCTTGATGACAAGGAAAATCTAGAGTATCTTCCTGATGCCCTTCAATATCTCTATTGGCATAGTTACCCTTTAAAATCTTTGCCATCAAAGTTTTCTCCAGACAATCTAGTGGAGCTTCATATGCCCTGGAGCAAACTCAAGAGACTCTGGAATAAAGGCCAG AATCTTGAGAACTTGAAAAGGATCGATCTTAGTTTCTCCATGAACCTGGCTGAAGTTGGAGAGCTGTCAAATAGTGTAAACATTGAGAGTATAAATCTTCAAGGCTGTAAAAGTTTGGTTCAAGTTCCGGATTTGTCAAAGTGTGTATACATTAAGAGTATAAATCTCCTTGGCTGTGTAAGTTTGGTTGAAGTTCCAGACCTGTCAAAGAGTGTAAACATTGAGAGTATAAATCTTCAAAGCTGTGCAGGTTTGATACAAGTTCCTTCGTCCTTTCAAAAGTTTACCAAGCTTACTCATCTGAATTTGGGATATTGCTCCAAGATCAGTACTCTACCAAAGATACCGAGCAAGATGGAATTCTTAGATTTAAGTGAAACTGCAATAGAGGAATTGCCTCCATCAATTTGGTCTCTTGAAAAACTTGTTAAATTGAATCTTCATTGCTGTTGGTCCATTAAGAATTTTTCGAGCAGTCCATGGAAGATGAAATCCCTCAGTTATCTTTTTTTGGGTCAGACAAATATAGAAACAGTGCCCTCGTCATTATTCATGTCTATGACTGGGATCATTTCACTTGACCTGAGTTATTGTGATCGCCTTCTCAGTCTCCCAACTGACATTTGTAAGTTGAAATCTCTCCAGAGACTTGATCTCTCTGGTTGCTCTAGTTTCACAAACTTTCCGGAAATTGAGGAGCCTATGGAACATCTGCAGTATCTTAATTTAAGAGGGACGAAAATTGAAGAGCTGCCTTCATCAATTGGGAATCTTGTTGGGCTTAAGACATTAGATTTATCTTACTGCAAAAGCCTTGAATTACTCCCAAACAGCTTCTACAAATTAATGCATCTTGAGTGGTTCTCCCTTAATAAATGTGTCAAGCTGAAAAAACTGCCTTCCTCGTTCATTTTGTGCTCTTTGATAGAACTAGACCTCGGATGCTGCAATTTGTTAGAGGAACTTCCCGATTGCTTTACTAGCTTTCCCAAATTGCAAGTCTTAATACTAGACAAAACCATGATTGAGACCATACCTCCCAGCATCAAACAAGTTTATGGGCTCCAGTCTCTGAGCCTATATCTGTGTGAGCGGCTTCAATCTTTGCCAGTGCTCCCCTGTCTTCTACAAGAATTGGGTGTAGCAGGGTGCCCAAGACTTGAGACAGTGTCAGTTTCAGTGACTGCACAGACTCCAGGTTTGGATCAAATACTTTCTGGGAAGAGGACCGAGATACTCAGATATATAAGTTGCGTTAAGTTGGGTGAAAATGCATGGAGCAACATAATGGATGATGCGCACTTCAGAATTATGCGAATGGCAACTGCTTGTAATCTT AAACGTTTATCATCCGGTCAAGTAAAGTTATTGTATTCGGGAATAAATGAAATTCCAAGATGGTTTAGCTGTCAAATGGAGGGATCTTCAATGAATATTAAGCTTCCTCTGCATTGGTCTGATGATTCAAACTTCTTGGGTATTGCTCTCTGCTCTGTTTTTGCAAGCCATGAAAAGGGTCTTTATCATAAATGTGAGATGATTCTCAAAACCAACAATGGTGAAACCCATAGTTTCAGTTTGGGATGTACAGAGGTCTCCATGACTGGGGAGCTGAAGTCAGACACAGACGATCACGTGTTGGTGTGGTATGATAATGTCCCTGCAATTTCAGATGAAGCAAAATGGTCTATGGAAGCCTCTTTTCACTTCTATACAGAAGTCCATGGTAAACGAAGGCATATCGCAAAAAGGTGTGGGGTCTCCTTTCTGTATGCCCATGGCCAAGATGATGATGCTCTGAAATTTGAAGTCATTCGTCCACAACATGTTACTACAACTAGGAGACGCCTCGGCAGCTTTGGGGATGAAGCTAGCGGAAGTCAAATGTGGGAACACCGTGGCCGCTTTGAGGATGAAGCTAGTGGAAGTCAAATGTGGGAACACCGGGGCCGCTTTGAGGATGGAAGTCAAATGTCTGGTCACTTTGATCCTGGAAGTGAAACTAACGGTGAGTAA
- the LOC112192534 gene encoding disease resistance protein RPV1-like, whose protein sequence is MASSSVIHPKEKYDVFLSFRGEDTRQTFTSHLHASLIRRKVETYIDYRLERGDEVGPALRKAIEESKISLIIFSKDYASSTWCLDELAYILERKETHGQHVIPIFYQIDPAHVRYQVGSYKTAFSEHERRLKDKTGKVPKWKEALEKAANLSGFDSASRTVGHDSDLVEQVVKEVLAKLNRESSSDLTGLIGVEGRIKKILLELDVIPEDVRVRSVVIWGMGGIGKTTLADAVFHGLSSQFEAHCFLANVRERSGTKGAFSPELYLLRDELLRQLLGDKSLTIHTRTIGAVDKERLRRTKVLVVLDDVNHSSQLTFLVGEVPFGPGSRIIITTRDMQPVRKTLEVKDVADHDVKTYKVEELNGVESLQLFHLNAPTHFTETPEFLEKVGDHAAGIPLALNILRSLLIAMALEKS, encoded by the exons atggcttcttcttctgtcATCCACCCCAAAGAAAAGTATGATGTTTTTCTCAGTTTCAGAGGCGAGGATACTCGCCAGACTTTTACCAGCCATCTTCACGCTTCTTTGATACGGAGGAAAGTGGAAACCTACATAGACTACAGACTTGAGAGAGGAGATGAAGTTGGACCCGCCCTTCGAAAAGCAATCGAGGAATCAAAGATTTCCTTGATCATTTTCTCAAAAGACTATGCTTCTTCCacatggtgcttggatgaacttgctTATATACTGGAACGCAAGGAAACACATGGACAACATGTTATACCTATTTTTTACCAAATAGATCCAGCACATGTACGCTACCAGGTAGGAAGTTATAAGACTGCATTTTCTGAACATGAACGGAGGTTGAAGGACAAGACGGGAAAGGTGCCCAAGTGGAAGGAAGCTTTAGAAAAAGCAGCCAATCTATCTGGATTTGATTCAGCTTCAAGAACTGTTGG GCATGATTCTGATTTAGTTGAGCAAGTTGTCAAAGAAGTGTTGGCTAAATTGAATCGTGAATCGTCAAGCGATTTAACTGGTTTGATTGGAGTTGAAGGCCGCATTAAGAAAATTTTATTGGAATTAGACGTCATCCCAGAAGATGTTCGTGTTCGCTCAGTGGTTATTTGGGGTATGGGTGGTATTGGCAAGACCACCCTTGCTGATGCTGTATTTCACGGACTCTCTTCTCAATTTGAAGCTCACTGTTTTCTTGCAAATGTTAGGGAACGATCAGGTACCAAAGGAGCTTTCTCTCCTGAGCTGTATCTTTTGCGAGATGAACTTCTTAGACAATTACTAGGAGACAAGAGTTTAACTATCCATACTCGAACTATAGGTGCCGTTGACAAAGAGAGGCTCCGCCGTACGAAAGTCCTTGTTGTTCTTGACGACGTGAACCATTCAAGCCAATTAACATTTTTAGTTGGAGAAGTTCCATTTGGCCCAGGAAGTAGAATAATTATAACAACTCGAGATATGCAACCAGTTAGGAAGACTCTAGAAGTGAAGGACGTAGCTGACCATGATGTGAAGACATACAAGGTGGAGGAATTAAATGGTGTTGAATCTCTTCAGCTTTTCCATTTAAATGCTCCCACACATTTTACAGAAACTCCAGAATTTTTAGAGAAGGTGGGAGATCATGCTGCAGGAATTCCGTTAGCCCTTAACATTTTGCGTTCACTATTGATAGCCATGGCCTTAGAGAAGAGCTAG